A genomic region of Candidatus Pseudomonas phytovorans contains the following coding sequences:
- a CDS encoding Na+/H+ antiporter — translation MQSAYTVLILLTLVSLSKLVGRMIPLPLPLVQIAAGALLALPTLGLHVALDPELFLFLFLPPLLFADGWRIPKRELWRIRGPVVALAVGLVLFTVVGAGYFIHWLLPSIPLPVAFALAAVLSPTDAVAVSAIAQDRLPTPLMHMLQGEALMNDASGLVTFKFALAAAITGVFSLTDASFSFVLVALGGLAVGVGLSWLVGRLRTWMIARGWDDPATHVVFMLLLPFAAYVLAERLGVSGILSAVAAGMMQSWLDLLPRQTSTRLLNRSVWSLLEFAFNGLIFLLLGLQLPDIIKAVVSHEATVWPTLAYRCLDVVAIFAALILLRFIWVQSIWRAIGVVRRWRGKPALVLMPTARSCWLLTLGGVRGAVTLAGVMSVPLLMGAGKAFPERDLLIFIAAGVILLSLISACIALPILLRGVTKSPDERLHQEVQEAWRRTAEAAIHALEAEEVIDANAPQDAAQATLATELKARLMAEYRDELNSYNDSAEAKALAEQMDLLERRLRLRALRAQRLELYNLHRQHLVGDEVVRQVLGELDMSEANLGQVR, via the coding sequence ATGCAGTCCGCCTACACCGTCCTCATCCTGCTGACGCTGGTCAGCCTGTCGAAGCTGGTCGGCCGCATGATTCCGCTGCCCTTGCCGCTGGTGCAGATCGCTGCCGGTGCCTTGCTGGCCTTGCCAACACTGGGCCTGCATGTGGCCCTGGACCCCGAGTTGTTCCTGTTCCTGTTTTTGCCGCCGTTGCTGTTTGCCGACGGCTGGCGCATCCCCAAGCGTGAGTTGTGGCGCATTCGCGGACCCGTGGTAGCGCTGGCTGTCGGGTTGGTGCTGTTCACCGTGGTCGGGGCCGGCTACTTCATTCACTGGCTGCTGCCGAGTATCCCGCTGCCGGTGGCCTTCGCCCTGGCGGCGGTGCTGTCGCCAACCGACGCTGTGGCGGTTTCTGCCATCGCCCAGGACCGCCTGCCCACCCCGCTGATGCACATGTTGCAGGGTGAGGCGCTGATGAACGATGCATCGGGCCTGGTGACGTTCAAGTTCGCCCTGGCGGCGGCGATCACCGGGGTGTTCTCGCTGACCGATGCAAGCTTCAGTTTCGTTCTGGTAGCGCTTGGCGGCCTGGCGGTGGGTGTGGGCCTCAGCTGGCTGGTAGGTCGCCTGCGCACCTGGATGATCGCCCGTGGCTGGGACGACCCCGCCACCCACGTGGTGTTCATGTTGTTGCTGCCGTTCGCCGCCTACGTGTTGGCCGAACGCCTGGGCGTGTCGGGCATTCTTTCGGCAGTGGCGGCTGGCATGATGCAGAGCTGGCTCGACCTGCTACCCCGCCAGACCAGTACCCGCCTGCTCAACCGCAGCGTCTGGTCTTTGCTGGAGTTCGCCTTCAATGGCCTGATCTTCCTGCTGCTCGGCCTGCAATTGCCGGACATCATCAAGGCGGTGGTCAGCCACGAAGCCACCGTGTGGCCGACCCTGGCCTACCGTTGCCTGGACGTGGTGGCGATCTTTGCTGCGCTGATCCTGTTGCGGTTCATCTGGGTGCAGAGCATCTGGCGCGCCATCGGCGTGGTGCGCCGCTGGCGCGGCAAACCGGCGCTGGTGCTGATGCCTACAGCGCGCTCCTGCTGGTTGCTGACCTTGGGCGGTGTGCGCGGTGCGGTAACCCTGGCGGGTGTGATGTCGGTGCCGTTGCTGATGGGCGCGGGCAAGGCTTTCCCTGAGCGCGACTTGCTGATCTTCATTGCCGCCGGGGTAATCCTGCTGTCGTTGATCAGCGCCTGCATTGCGCTGCCGATATTGCTGCGTGGCGTGACCAAAAGCCCGGACGAGCGCTTGCACCAGGAAGTGCAGGAAGCCTGGCGGCGTACGGCCGAGGCGGCGATCCATGCCCTTGAAGCGGAGGAAGTGATCGACGCCAATGCCCCGCAGGATGCTGCGCAGGCGACCTTGGCGACCGAGTTGAAGGCGCGGTTGATGGCGGAGTATCGGGATGAGCTGAACAGCTACAACGACAGTGCCGAGGCCAAGGCGCTGGCCGAACAGATGGACTTGCTGGAACGGCGCTTGCGCTTGCGTGCGCTAAGGGCGCAGCGGCTGGAACTGTACAACCTGCATCGCCAGCATCTGGTCGGGGATGAGGTGGTACGGCAAGTACTGGGTGAGCTGGATATGAGTGAGGCCAACCTGGGGCAGGTCAGATAG
- the tcdA gene encoding tRNA cyclic N6-threonylcarbamoyladenosine(37) synthase TcdA yields the protein MSTEDPRFAGVARLYGDQGLQRLGQAHVGVVGIGGVGSWAAEALARSGVGEISLFDLDDVCVSNTNRQAHALEGQVGRPKVEVMAERLRAINPACTVHAVADFVTRETMAEHIHEHLDCVIDCIDSVMAKAALIAWCRRRKIAIVTTGGAGGQIDPTQIQIADLNKTFNDPLASRVRSTLRRDYNFSRNVSRNYGVPCVFSSEQLRYPKGDGSVCLQKSFVGEGVRLDCSGGFGAVMMVTATFGMVAASKAIEKLVAGARRPSERAKPE from the coding sequence ATGAGCACAGAAGATCCACGCTTCGCCGGTGTTGCCCGGCTGTATGGCGACCAGGGGTTGCAGCGCCTGGGCCAGGCCCACGTGGGCGTGGTCGGCATTGGCGGGGTAGGCTCGTGGGCGGCCGAAGCGCTGGCCCGCAGCGGCGTGGGCGAAATCAGTCTGTTTGACCTGGACGACGTCTGTGTCAGCAACACCAACCGCCAGGCCCATGCCCTGGAAGGCCAGGTGGGGCGGCCCAAGGTCGAGGTCATGGCCGAGCGCTTGCGGGCGATCAACCCGGCGTGCACGGTGCATGCGGTGGCCGACTTCGTCACCCGTGAAACCATGGCCGAGCACATCCACGAGCACCTGGACTGTGTGATCGACTGCATTGACAGCGTCATGGCCAAGGCGGCTTTGATTGCCTGGTGCCGGCGGCGCAAGATCGCCATCGTTACCACGGGTGGCGCGGGTGGGCAGATCGATCCGACACAGATCCAGATCGCCGACCTGAACAAGACCTTCAATGATCCGCTGGCCTCGCGGGTGCGCTCCACCTTGCGCCGCGACTACAACTTCTCGCGCAACGTCAGCCGCAACTATGGCGTGCCGTGCGTGTTTTCAAGCGAGCAGCTGCGTTACCCCAAGGGTGATGGCAGTGTCTGCCTGCAGAAGAGCTTCGTTGGCGAGGGTGTGCGGCTGGACTGCTCGGGTGGCTTTGGCGCGGTGATGATGGTGACCGCGACCTTTGGCATGGTGGCGGCGAGCAAGGCGATCGAGAAGCTGGTCGCCGGGGCGCGACGGCCGTCGGAGCGTGCCAAACCTGAGTAA
- a CDS encoding ArsC family reductase: MTYTLYGIKACDTMKKARTWLEDKAIAYEFHDYKTQGIDRDSLNRWCDEHGWEVILNRAGTTFRKLDDASKADLDQAKAVELMLAQPSMIKRPVLDLGARTLVGFKPDLYAAALA; this comes from the coding sequence ATGACCTACACGCTCTACGGCATCAAAGCCTGTGACACCATGAAAAAGGCGCGTACCTGGCTCGAAGACAAAGCCATCGCCTACGAATTCCACGATTACAAAACCCAAGGCATCGACCGTGACAGCCTGAACCGCTGGTGCGACGAACACGGCTGGGAAGTCATCCTCAACCGTGCCGGCACCACCTTCCGCAAGCTGGACGACGCCAGCAAGGCAGACCTCGACCAGGCCAAGGCCGTCGAGCTGATGCTGGCCCAGCCGTCGATGATCAAACGTCCGGTGCTGGACCTTGGCGCGCGCACCCTGGTCGGCTTCAAGCCCGACCTGTACGCCGCTGCCCTGGCCTGA
- a CDS encoding SufE family protein — MSLPEQALQALDAFQQGKGWEQRARLLMQWGDRLASLDDAEKTEVNRVHGCESLVWLVAEQVEGLWQFKASSDARLLRGLLALLLVRVQGLASDELAGLDLREWFTQLGLERQLSPSRSNGLHAVLQRMAELSHSR, encoded by the coding sequence ATGAGCCTGCCGGAACAGGCGCTTCAGGCGCTGGATGCTTTTCAACAGGGTAAAGGCTGGGAGCAGCGGGCGCGGCTGTTGATGCAGTGGGGCGACCGCCTGGCGTCGCTGGATGACGCTGAAAAGACTGAGGTGAACCGGGTGCACGGCTGCGAGAGCCTGGTCTGGCTGGTGGCCGAGCAGGTCGAGGGGCTGTGGCAGTTCAAGGCCAGCAGCGATGCCCGTTTGTTGCGCGGGCTGCTGGCGTTGTTGCTGGTGCGGGTGCAGGGGCTGGCCAGTGATGAGCTGGCCGGGCTGGATCTGCGAGAGTGGTTCACCCAACTGGGGCTTGAGCGCCAGCTTTCGCCGTCGCGCAGCAATGGGCTGCATGCTGTGTTGCAGCGGATGGCGGAGCTGAGTCACAGCCGCTAA
- the dapD gene encoding 2,3,4,5-tetrahydropyridine-2,6-dicarboxylate N-succinyltransferase — protein sequence MSNTLFSLAFGVGSQNRQGAWLEVFYAQPLLNPSAELVAAVAPVLGYEGGNQAIAFSNGQAAQLAEALKGVDAAQAALLTRLAESHKPLVATLLAEDAALSSTPEAYLKLHLLSHRLVKPHGVSLAGIFPLLPNVAWTNRGAVDLAELAELQLEARLKGELLEVFSVDKFPKMTDYVVPAGVRIADTARVRLGAYIGEGTTIMHEGFVNFNAGTEGPGMIEGRVSAGVFVGKGSDLGGGCSTMGTLSGGGNIVIKVGEGCLIGANAGIGIPLGDRNTVEAGLYITAGTKVNLLDENNELVKVVKARDLAGQTDLLFRRNSLNGAVECKTHKSAIELNEALHAHN from the coding sequence ATGTCCAATACCCTGTTCAGCCTGGCCTTCGGTGTCGGCTCCCAGAACCGCCAGGGCGCCTGGCTGGAAGTGTTCTACGCACAACCACTGCTCAACCCGAGCGCCGAGCTGGTCGCCGCCGTAGCCCCTGTTCTCGGTTATGAAGGTGGCAACCAGGCCATCGCCTTCAGCAACGGCCAGGCCGCACAGCTGGCCGAAGCCCTGAAAGGCGTGGATGCTGCCCAGGCCGCCCTGCTGACCCGCCTGGCCGAGAGCCACAAGCCGCTGGTCGCCACCCTGCTGGCCGAAGACGCTGCCCTGAGCTCCACCCCAGAGGCCTACCTCAAGCTGCACCTGCTGTCGCACCGCCTGGTCAAGCCGCACGGCGTGAGCCTGGCCGGCATCTTCCCGCTGCTGCCGAACGTGGCCTGGACCAACCGTGGCGCAGTGGACCTGGCCGAACTGGCCGAGCTGCAACTGGAAGCGCGCCTGAAAGGCGAGCTGCTGGAAGTGTTCTCGGTGGACAAGTTCCCGAAAATGACCGACTACGTGGTCCCGGCCGGCGTACGCATCGCCGACACCGCCCGTGTGCGCCTGGGCGCCTACATTGGCGAAGGCACCACCATCATGCACGAAGGCTTCGTCAACTTTAACGCTGGCACCGAAGGCCCGGGCATGATCGAAGGCCGTGTGTCCGCTGGCGTGTTCGTCGGCAAGGGCTCGGACCTGGGCGGCGGTTGCTCGACCATGGGCACCCTGTCCGGTGGCGGCAACATCGTCATCAAGGTGGGCGAAGGCTGCCTGATCGGCGCCAACGCCGGTATCGGCATCCCGCTGGGCGACCGCAACACCGTTGAAGCCGGCCTGTACATCACCGCAGGCACCAAGGTGAACCTGCTGGACGAGAACAACGAGCTGGTCAAAGTGGTCAAGGCCCGCGACCTGGCCGGCCAGACCGACCTGCTGTTCCGCCGCAACTCGCTGAACGGCGCAGTGGAGTGCAAGACCCACAAGTCGGCCATCGAGCTGAACGAGGCGTTGCACGCCCACAACTGA
- the dapC gene encoding succinyldiaminopimelate transaminase — MNNALTQLQPYPFEKLRALLGTVKPAADKRAIALSIGEPKHASPAFVAQAMADNLDKLAVYPSTLGLPALRQAIGQWCERRFGVPAGWLDADRHILPVNGTREALFAFTQAVVNRADDGLVVSPNPFYQIYEGAALLAGATPHYLPCLENNGFNPDFDAVPAEVWKRCQILFLCSPGNPTGALVPMDTLKKLIALADEHDFVIAADECYSELYFDEDAPPPGLLSACAELGRSDFKRCVVFHSLSKRSNLPGLRSGFVAGDAEIIKPFLLYRTYHGCAMPVQTQLASIAAWQDEAHVRENRDQYRAKYDAVLDILQPVLDVQRPDGSFYLWAKVPGDDAVFTRDLFEAQHVTVVPGSYLSREVDGVNPGAGRVRMALVAPLAECIEAAERIRAFLQSR; from the coding sequence ATGAACAACGCCCTGACCCAGCTTCAGCCCTACCCGTTCGAAAAGCTCCGCGCCCTGCTGGGCACTGTGAAGCCTGCTGCGGACAAACGCGCCATCGCCCTGTCGATCGGTGAGCCGAAGCACGCATCGCCGGCGTTCGTCGCCCAGGCCATGGCCGACAACCTCGACAAGCTGGCGGTATACCCCAGCACCCTCGGCCTGCCTGCCCTGCGTCAGGCCATCGGCCAGTGGTGCGAGCGCCGCTTTGGCGTGCCAGCCGGCTGGCTGGACGCCGACCGCCACATCCTGCCGGTCAACGGCACCCGTGAAGCGCTGTTCGCCTTCACCCAGGCCGTGGTCAACCGCGCCGATGACGGCCTGGTGGTCAGCCCCAACCCGTTCTACCAGATCTACGAAGGCGCAGCGCTGCTGGCCGGGGCTACCCCGCACTACCTGCCATGCCTGGAAAACAACGGTTTCAACCCCGACTTCGACGCCGTGCCGGCAGAAGTTTGGAAGCGTTGCCAGATCCTGTTCCTGTGCTCACCAGGCAACCCCACCGGCGCACTGGTGCCGATGGACACCCTGAAAAAGCTGATTGCCCTGGCTGACGAACACGACTTCGTGATCGCCGCCGACGAGTGCTACAGCGAGCTGTACTTTGACGAAGACGCGCCACCACCGGGCCTGCTGAGCGCGTGCGCCGAGCTGGGCCGTAGTGACTTCAAGCGTTGCGTGGTATTCCACAGCCTGTCCAAGCGCTCCAACCTGCCGGGCCTGCGCTCGGGCTTCGTGGCCGGCGATGCCGAGATCATCAAGCCGTTCCTGCTGTACCGCACCTACCACGGCTGTGCCATGCCGGTGCAAACCCAGCTGGCCAGCATCGCTGCCTGGCAGGACGAGGCGCATGTGCGCGAGAACCGCGACCAGTACCGCGCCAAGTACGATGCCGTGCTGGACATCCTGCAACCGGTGCTGGACGTGCAACGCCCGGATGGCAGCTTCTACCTGTGGGCCAAGGTGCCGGGCGACGATGCCGTGTTCACCCGTGACCTGTTCGAAGCCCAGCATGTGACGGTAGTGCCAGGCTCTTACCTGTCGCGTGAGGTCGATGGCGTGAACCCGGGCGCCGGGCGCGTGCGCATGGCGCTGGTTGCACCGCTGGCCGAGTGCATCGAGGCGGCAGAGCGGATTCGCGCCTTCCTGCAAAGTCGTTGA
- a CDS encoding cysteine desulfurase, with protein MFQPSPWRADFPAIAALQRQHQTYLDSAATTQKPQALIDALSHYYGHGAANVHRAQHLPGALATQAFETSRDKVAAWLNAADSRQIVFTHGATSALNLLAYGLEHRFEAGDEIAISALEHHANLLPWQQLAHRRNLRLVVLPLDAHGRIDLNQALQLIGPRTRVLAVSQLSNVLGTWQPLPALLSHARAQGALTVVDGAQGVVHGRHDVQQLGCDFYVFSSHKLYGPDGVGVLYGRSQALGLLRHWQYGGEMVQLAEYQSASFRPAPLGFEAGTPPIASVIGLGATLDYLASLDTQAVEAHETSLHQHLLRGLADREGVRILGAPHTALASFVIEGVHNADIAHLLTEQGIAVRAGHHCAMPLLKGLGLEGAIRVSLGLYNDSDDLQRFFDALDQGLELLR; from the coding sequence ATGTTCCAGCCCTCCCCCTGGCGTGCCGACTTCCCCGCCATCGCCGCCCTGCAACGGCAGCACCAGACCTACCTGGACAGCGCCGCCACTACCCAAAAGCCGCAAGCCCTGATCGATGCCCTAAGCCATTACTACGGCCATGGCGCGGCCAACGTGCACCGTGCCCAGCATCTGCCCGGGGCCCTGGCAACCCAGGCCTTCGAAACCAGCCGCGACAAGGTCGCTGCCTGGTTGAATGCCGCAGACTCACGGCAGATCGTGTTCACCCACGGAGCCACCTCGGCGCTGAACCTGCTGGCCTACGGCCTGGAGCACCGCTTCGAGGCTGGTGACGAAATCGCCATCAGCGCCCTGGAGCACCATGCCAACCTGCTGCCATGGCAACAGCTGGCACACCGACGCAACCTGCGCCTGGTGGTGCTGCCGCTGGATGCCCATGGCCGCATCGATCTGAACCAGGCACTCCAGCTGATAGGCCCACGCACCCGGGTGCTGGCGGTCAGCCAGCTGTCCAACGTGCTGGGCACCTGGCAGCCGCTGCCGGCCCTGCTTTCCCATGCCCGCGCCCAGGGCGCGTTGACGGTGGTCGACGGTGCCCAGGGTGTGGTGCATGGTCGCCATGATGTGCAGCAACTGGGTTGCGACTTCTATGTGTTCTCCAGCCACAAGCTGTACGGCCCGGACGGTGTCGGTGTGCTCTATGGCCGCAGCCAGGCCCTGGGACTGCTGCGGCACTGGCAATACGGCGGCGAGATGGTGCAGTTGGCCGAGTACCAGAGCGCCAGCTTCCGCCCGGCACCGTTGGGGTTCGAGGCGGGCACGCCGCCAATCGCCAGCGTGATCGGCCTGGGCGCAACTCTGGATTATCTGGCCAGCCTCGACACCCAGGCTGTCGAAGCCCACGAAACCAGCCTGCACCAACACCTGCTGCGCGGCCTGGCCGACCGTGAGGGCGTGCGGATACTGGGGGCCCCACACACGGCGCTGGCCAGCTTCGTCATCGAGGGCGTGCACAACGCTGATATTGCGCACCTGCTCACCGAACAGGGCATTGCCGTGCGCGCGGGGCATCATTGCGCCATGCCGTTACTGAAAGGGCTGGGACTGGAGGGTGCAATCCGCGTGTCGTTGGGCCTGTACAACGACAGCGATGACTTGCAGCGCTTCTTCGACGCACTGGATCAAGGCCTGGAGTTGTTGCGATGA
- a CDS encoding glycosyltransferase, whose translation MSSRKFGLNLVVVLAIAALFTGFWALINRPVSAPAWPEQISGFSYSPFRLGESPQKGQYPTDDEMRQDLEQLSKLTDSIRIYTVEGTQADIPRLAEEFGLRVTLGIWISPDLERNEREIATAIQLANTSRSVVRVVVGNEALFREEVTPENLIKYLDRVRAAVKVPVTTSEQWHIWKENPEIAKHVDLIAAHILPYWEFVKMKDSVEFVLDRARELKHLFPRKPLLLSEVGWPSNGRMRGGADASQADQAIYLRTLVNTLNRRGYNYFVIEAYDQPWKASDEGSVGAYWGVYNAERQQKFNFDGPVVAIPQWRALAVASVVLAMIALMVLFIDGSALRQRGRTFLTFITFLCGSVLVWIAYDYSQQYSTWFSLTVGVLLALGALGVFIVLLTEAHELAEAVWIHKRRREFLPVQADSAYRPKVSVHVPCYNEPPEMVKQTLDALTALDYPDYEVLVIDNNTKDPAVWEPLKAHCEKLGERFKFFHVAPLAGFKGGALNYLLPHTAKDAEVIAVIDSDYCVDRNWLKHMVPHFADPKIAVVQSPQDYRDQHESAFKKLCYSEYKGFFHIGMVTRNDRDAIIQHGTMTMTRRTVLEELGWAEWCICEDAELGLRVFEKGLSAAYAHNSYGKGLMPDTFIDFKKQRFRWAYGAIQIIKHHASALLRGKGSELTRGQRYHFLAGWLPWVADGMNIFFTIGALLWSAAMIIVPHRVDPPLMIFAIPPLALFFFKVGKIIFLYRRAVGVNLKDAFAAALAGLALSHTIAKAVLYGFFTSSMPFFRTPKNADSHGLLVALSEAREELFIMLLLWGAALGIYLVQGLPSSDMRFWVAMLLVQSLPYVAALVMALLSSLPKPVEKAAEPQQA comes from the coding sequence ATGTCTTCACGTAAATTCGGCCTGAACCTGGTTGTGGTGCTGGCCATCGCCGCGCTGTTCACCGGGTTCTGGGCACTGATCAACCGCCCGGTTTCCGCCCCCGCCTGGCCAGAGCAGATCTCTGGCTTCTCGTATTCGCCGTTCCGCCTGGGTGAAAGCCCGCAGAAAGGCCAGTACCCCACTGACGACGAGATGCGCCAGGACCTGGAACAGTTGAGCAAACTGACCGACAGCATCCGCATCTACACCGTGGAGGGCACCCAGGCCGACATCCCTCGCCTGGCCGAGGAGTTTGGCCTGCGGGTGACGCTGGGGATCTGGATCAGCCCGGACCTGGAACGCAACGAGCGCGAAATCGCCACGGCCATCCAGTTGGCCAACACCTCGCGCAGCGTGGTGCGGGTGGTAGTCGGCAACGAGGCGCTGTTCCGTGAAGAAGTCACCCCGGAAAACCTGATCAAGTACCTGGACCGGGTCCGCGCCGCTGTCAAGGTACCGGTGACCACCAGCGAGCAGTGGCACATCTGGAAGGAAAACCCCGAGATTGCCAAGCACGTCGACCTGATTGCCGCGCACATCCTGCCCTACTGGGAGTTTGTGAAGATGAAGGATTCGGTCGAGTTCGTGCTCGACCGCGCCCGTGAGCTGAAGCACCTGTTCCCGCGCAAACCCCTGCTGCTGTCAGAGGTCGGCTGGCCAAGCAATGGCCGCATGCGCGGTGGTGCCGATGCCAGCCAGGCCGATCAGGCCATTTACCTGCGCACCTTGGTCAACACCCTCAACCGCCGCGGCTACAACTACTTTGTCATCGAAGCCTATGACCAGCCGTGGAAAGCCAGCGACGAAGGCTCGGTAGGCGCCTACTGGGGCGTGTACAACGCCGAGCGCCAGCAAAAGTTCAACTTCGACGGCCCGGTGGTGGCGATCCCGCAATGGCGCGCCCTGGCGGTGGCCTCGGTGGTGCTGGCGATGATCGCCCTGATGGTGCTGTTCATCGACGGCTCGGCCCTGCGCCAGCGCGGCCGCACGTTCCTCACGTTCATCACCTTCCTGTGCGGGTCGGTGCTGGTGTGGATTGCCTACGACTACAGCCAGCAATACAGCACCTGGTTCAGCCTGACCGTGGGCGTGCTGCTCGCCCTTGGCGCGCTGGGCGTATTCATCGTGCTGCTGACCGAGGCCCATGAACTGGCCGAAGCAGTCTGGATACACAAGCGCCGACGCGAGTTCCTGCCGGTGCAGGCCGACAGTGCCTACCGGCCCAAAGTCTCGGTGCATGTGCCGTGCTACAACGAGCCGCCCGAGATGGTGAAACAGACCCTCGACGCCCTGACGGCGCTGGACTACCCCGACTACGAAGTGCTGGTGATCGACAACAACACCAAGGACCCGGCCGTGTGGGAGCCGCTGAAGGCTCACTGCGAGAAGCTCGGCGAGCGCTTCAAGTTCTTCCACGTCGCGCCACTGGCCGGCTTCAAGGGCGGCGCGCTGAACTACCTGCTCCCGCACACCGCCAAGGACGCCGAGGTGATCGCGGTAATCGACTCGGACTACTGCGTCGACCGCAACTGGCTCAAGCACATGGTGCCGCACTTCGCCGACCCGAAAATTGCCGTAGTGCAGTCGCCCCAGGACTACCGCGACCAGCACGAAAGCGCCTTCAAGAAACTGTGCTACAGCGAGTACAAGGGCTTCTTCCACATCGGCATGGTCACGCGCAACGACCGTGACGCCATCATCCAGCACGGCACCATGACCATGACCCGGCGCACGGTACTGGAAGAACTGGGCTGGGCAGAATGGTGCATCTGCGAAGATGCCGAACTGGGCCTGCGCGTGTTCGAGAAGGGCCTGTCGGCCGCCTACGCCCATAACAGCTATGGCAAGGGCCTGATGCCCGACACCTTCATCGACTTCAAGAAGCAGCGTTTCCGCTGGGCCTACGGCGCCATTCAAATCATCAAGCACCACGCCAGCGCATTGTTGCGCGGCAAGGGCAGCGAGCTGACCCGTGGCCAGCGCTATCACTTCCTGGCCGGCTGGCTGCCGTGGGTCGCCGACGGCATGAACATCTTCTTCACCATCGGCGCACTGCTGTGGTCGGCGGCGATGATCATCGTGCCGCACCGTGTCGACCCACCGCTGATGATCTTCGCCATCCCGCCGCTGGCGCTGTTCTTCTTCAAGGTGGGCAAGATCATCTTCCTGTACCGCCGTGCAGTAGGCGTGAACCTGAAGGACGCCTTCGCCGCAGCGCTGGCCGGGCTCGCACTGTCGCATACCATCGCCAAGGCGGTGCTGTATGGCTTTTTCACCAGCAGCATGCCGTTTTTCCGCACACCAAAGAATGCCGACAGCCATGGGCTGCTGGTGGCACTTTCCGAAGCGCGCGAAGAGCTGTTCATCATGTTGCTGTTGTGGGGCGCGGCGCTGGGCATCTACCTGGTGCAGGGGCTGCCGAGTTCGGACATGCGCTTCTGGGTGGCGATGCTGCTGGTGCAGTCGCTGCCGTACGTGGCGGCGCTGGTGATGGCCCTACTGTCCTCGCTGCCCAAGCCAGTGGAGAAGGCTGCCGAGCCGCAACAGGCTTGA